ATGCAGATTCGACTATTTCGTAAGACTCGCTGGCAATTGGCTACCTGGTATGCGGTAGTTATGGCTCTAATTCTGTCCTTATGCGGTTTTGTGGTTTACAAGGTAATCATTGATGCTTATGTGGCTTCTATCAACCGGGAACTGGAATCGGTAGCAGGTACACTACATGATGTAATTGAACCAACTTTGAAACAACCTGGTATTACAGAGCTAGTTTTCCAGCAGGTTTTACCAAATATTTGTTTAGCTGAGTCCAGTTGTCCTACCCAAAATATCCTGAGTCACAGTCAAAGCACCCATAATGAACACGGCATTTTTAGTACTGTATACAAAGAGAAGCAATATTACATCCGTTTTGTCGATGGTTCAGGACGGTTAATTGCAGTGGCAGGTTTCCAACCTGATGAATTGCCACCGATTGTGCAAACCCAAGTGTGGCAAACAGTTAAAGACTTGCAAGGTAATCGTTACAGTCAAAAGTCTCTACTGCTGCACACTCAAGATAATCAAGATTGGGGCTATATTCAGGTAGGGCGCAATCTCAATGACCTTGATAGTCGTCTCGCTGCTTTGAAATTAATTTTGGCGGTGGGATTGCCAATTACGGTATTGTTAGTTGGCGGTTCTAGTTGGTGGCTGGCAGGGTTAGCAATGCGGTCAATTGACAGGTCGTATAAACAAATGCAACAGTTTACGTCTGATGCCTCTCATGAGTTGCGTACCCCTCTTGCAGCGATTAATGCAACGGTAGAAACTTTGTTTGATATGGATTATCTACCAGAGGAAGTGCAAGATATTTTGACATCTATTCAACGTCAGAATCATCGACTAGCTGAACTAGTTCAGGATATGCTGTTACTGTCTCGATTGGAACAGCAAATGTTAGCGACAGAACAAATACATTGCTGTCTGAATATTTTGATTAATGACCTGATAGAAGAATTTTCAGCGTTAGCGGCTGCGGCTTCTTTGCAGCTAACATCTTTGGTGTTATGCCAAGAGCTTTTATACGTGATGGGAGATGAAGATCAACTGTTGCGTGTGCTTTCTAATCTAATTGCCAATGCTATTCAATACACCCCTGCTGGCGGTTATGTAACTGTCATTCTCAAGCGCAGCAACACTGATGCAGTGATTGAAGTTCAAGATACAGGTATTGGTATTGCATCGCACGAGCAAAAGCGGATTTTTGACCGTTTTTATCGAGTGAATAGCGATCGCTCGCGTCGTACTGGTGGATCTGGATTGGGATTAGCGATCGCTCAAGCAATTGTTCAGGCTCATGGAGGTAGTATACAGTTGCAAAGCCAAGTTGGTAAAGGTAGCACTTTCATCGTTCACTTACCCTTGACAGAAGAACGTCAGCAACTGACCTGTTTATCAACAGATGAGAATTGAATACCCTCCTAAAGGATATAAATAAAATTACTAAAAAAGTTAAGTTTGACAACTTGTCTTTTGACGTAGGCTGTGGCTTGTGTAAAAGTTGCAAATAAAATGTTATATCTATCAAGTATCAATAAAAATGCAGGTTACACGCTGTTTTTCGCCTTATTTGTGACTCCTGCTACTGCTCATAATATTCAAGTATCAAAAGATGTGGCAGGCACTCGCCATACCAATGCCGACAATGGCAGTAAAGTAAAATAAACTGCTCTTTTCTATGCTCTGGGTGCA
This window of the Nostoc sp. C052 genome carries:
- the rppB gene encoding two-component system sensor histidine kinase RppB gives rise to the protein MQIRLFRKTRWQLATWYAVVMALILSLCGFVVYKVIIDAYVASINRELESVAGTLHDVIEPTLKQPGITELVFQQVLPNICLAESSCPTQNILSHSQSTHNEHGIFSTVYKEKQYYIRFVDGSGRLIAVAGFQPDELPPIVQTQVWQTVKDLQGNRYSQKSLLLHTQDNQDWGYIQVGRNLNDLDSRLAALKLILAVGLPITVLLVGGSSWWLAGLAMRSIDRSYKQMQQFTSDASHELRTPLAAINATVETLFDMDYLPEEVQDILTSIQRQNHRLAELVQDMLLLSRLEQQMLATEQIHCCLNILINDLIEEFSALAAAASLQLTSLVLCQELLYVMGDEDQLLRVLSNLIANAIQYTPAGGYVTVILKRSNTDAVIEVQDTGIGIASHEQKRIFDRFYRVNSDRSRRTGGSGLGLAIAQAIVQAHGGSIQLQSQVGKGSTFIVHLPLTEERQQLTCLSTDEN